A stretch of the Pseudoalteromonas ulvae UL12 genome encodes the following:
- a CDS encoding DMT family transporter encodes MVKNQRHAVYYGLAAVLLWSTVATAFKLALNELSSLQLLFFASVFSWFFLACCLFKDKQYMLVLPAFLAHPWRYLKLGSINPFLYYLILFKAYELLPAQQAQALNYTWAITLSILAVPLLGQQLKKADIASLCFAYFGVLIISTKGQVTELNFESPLGVSLALLSTLLWALYWIFNTKNTDKPIISLFICFTIGLPLIAIVMSWQSAWLLPSTTGLFAAMYVGLFEMGITFVLWLIAMKKAENTAKISNLIFISPFLSLIFIYLFLGEQIHPTTPIGLGLIVTGLIIQKVATKKSK; translated from the coding sequence ATGGTTAAAAATCAACGCCACGCTGTGTATTATGGCCTCGCGGCTGTACTGCTTTGGTCTACAGTCGCTACTGCTTTCAAGCTTGCACTGAATGAACTGAGTTCATTACAATTACTTTTTTTTGCATCCGTTTTCAGCTGGTTTTTTCTTGCCTGTTGTTTATTCAAAGATAAACAGTATATGTTAGTTCTCCCCGCATTTTTAGCTCATCCATGGCGATATCTGAAACTTGGGAGCATTAATCCGTTTTTGTATTATTTAATTTTATTTAAAGCCTATGAGTTACTCCCCGCACAGCAAGCACAGGCCCTTAACTACACTTGGGCGATTACTCTAAGTATTTTAGCTGTGCCTCTATTGGGCCAACAACTCAAAAAAGCTGACATAGCCTCACTTTGCTTTGCTTACTTCGGCGTGCTCATCATCAGTACAAAAGGACAAGTAACAGAACTTAATTTTGAGAGCCCTTTAGGTGTTTCGCTAGCACTTTTAAGTACATTACTGTGGGCGCTCTATTGGATTTTTAATACAAAAAATACCGATAAACCCATCATTAGTCTGTTCATTTGTTTTACGATTGGTTTACCTCTGATAGCAATCGTGATGAGCTGGCAATCAGCTTGGCTTCTTCCCAGTACAACAGGGTTATTCGCCGCTATGTATGTCGGTTTATTTGAAATGGGCATTACATTCGTTTTGTGGCTAATTGCGATGAAAAAAGCAGAAAACACGGCAAAAATAAGCAATTTAATCTTCATTTCACCTTTTTTGTCATTGATATTCATTTATCTATTTTTAGGCGAACAGATCCACCCAACAACACCTATTGGGCTTGGCTTAATAGTAACAGGCTTAATCATTCAAAAAGTAGCCACAAAAAAATCGAAGTGA
- a CDS encoding efflux RND transporter periplasmic adaptor subunit, whose amino-acid sequence MKLYILILFVIFPSLLWANPQHSEIERVKPELVLNSVKQNHYVCPMHSHIVKTHPGKCPICGMDLVLIEDNADTQDDQVTVSVSGQMQQSMALTSAKVMRSTLWRYIETFGEINYDENGIYHIHPRASGWIENLQVKTLGEEVKKGQLLYEIYSPDLVVAQDDYISMFQNHQQVADQLKQRGRTRLKLLGMTDKLIDQLETRKQSFFQVPYYAPYDAIVTELSIGEGMFVKPESRIMTLSNLERVWVLADVFEHQMDWVRTGKWAEFDLPAIGVYGAEGQVEYIYPALDEKTRTLKVRLALDNSNHQFKPAMIANVRIYGGPKEEVLNIPVEALIRTEKQNRVIVKVSDTSFRAVEVAIGMITQGRAEVISGLNEGEIVVTSGQFLIDSEANIRSAILKMTTPVNTAHQH is encoded by the coding sequence ATGAAGCTATATATACTGATCCTATTTGTTATATTCCCAAGTTTACTTTGGGCTAATCCACAGCATTCTGAAATTGAACGAGTTAAACCTGAACTTGTATTGAATTCAGTGAAACAAAACCACTATGTTTGCCCTATGCATAGCCATATCGTAAAAACACATCCAGGAAAATGCCCAATCTGTGGGATGGACTTGGTGCTCATTGAAGACAATGCAGATACACAAGATGATCAAGTCACAGTCAGCGTATCAGGTCAGATGCAACAAAGCATGGCATTAACGAGCGCAAAAGTGATGAGAAGCACACTGTGGCGCTATATCGAAACCTTTGGTGAAATTAATTATGACGAAAACGGCATTTATCATATTCACCCTCGTGCATCGGGTTGGATTGAAAACCTCCAAGTTAAAACGTTAGGAGAAGAAGTAAAAAAAGGTCAATTGTTATATGAAATTTACTCACCTGACCTTGTTGTGGCGCAAGATGATTATATTTCTATGTTCCAAAATCACCAGCAAGTTGCTGATCAATTGAAGCAGCGAGGGCGTACCCGTCTTAAGTTACTCGGTATGACAGATAAACTTATCGACCAACTAGAAACTCGCAAACAGTCTTTTTTCCAGGTGCCGTATTATGCGCCTTACGATGCAATCGTCACTGAGCTGAGTATTGGTGAGGGGATGTTTGTAAAACCAGAAAGTCGCATTATGACTTTATCTAATTTAGAGAGAGTCTGGGTGCTAGCTGATGTATTTGAACACCAGATGGATTGGGTTCGAACAGGTAAATGGGCAGAGTTTGATTTGCCTGCGATTGGTGTTTATGGAGCCGAAGGGCAAGTAGAGTATATCTACCCAGCACTTGATGAGAAGACTCGCACGTTAAAAGTCCGTTTGGCGCTGGATAATTCAAATCATCAGTTTAAGCCAGCCATGATTGCTAATGTACGTATTTATGGTGGGCCAAAAGAAGAGGTGCTTAACATTCCTGTTGAAGCGTTAATCAGAACAGAAAAGCAAAATAGGGTAATAGTTAAAGTATCTGACACCAGTTTTCGTGCTGTTGAAGTGGCGATTGGTATGATCACTCAAGGTCGTGCCGAAGTCATATCCGGTCTCAATGAAGGCGAAATAGTGGTGACTTCTGGTCAATTCTTGATTGATTCTGAGGCCAATATTCGCTCAGCTATTTTGAAGATGACAACTCCCGTTAATACAGCTCATCAGCATTAA
- a CDS encoding efflux RND transporter permease subunit, with protein sequence MIQFIISLSLKHKMLVILFALLSVVLGIKAIKDTPLDAVPDLSDVQVIVKTSFPGQAAQIVEQQVTFPLASSLMAVPKAKTVRGFSFFGDSYVYIIFEDDTDLYWARSRVLEYLNQVSAKLPQGAKPALGPDASGVGWIYQYALKDSSGQHHLADLKALQDWFIKFELQSVAGVSEVATVGGMENTYQIVIEPLRLMQYGLTLSQVKLAVEQANLEVGGSVLEMAEAEYMVRSRGYLNSIKDFNRIPLGIMSEQGTPLLLEHVATIRMGPQMRRGIAELNGEGEVVGGIVVMRHGENALKTIAAIKTKLAALQASLPKGVELVTVYDRSLLIERSVETLKTKLIEEIIVVVLVCFIFLLHVRSTLVAAICLPIAVLLGFLAMRAMGINANIMSLGGIAIAIGALVDAAIVMVENLHKHLDEYQQKHAKPASGSEHWLLVRDASLEVGPALFLSLLLITLSFIPVFSLEAQEGKLFAPLAYTKTFVMAAAALLSITLVPVLMGFLVKGKVPKETSNPINRGLIYIYKPLLRGCLKAPWLVVAFSVLVAASSYYPISKMGSEFMPELEEGDLLYMPTTLPGVSIAEAGEILQQTDRLIKTQPEVASVFGKVGRAETATDPAPLTMLETTIALKPKSQWREGMTLEKIIAELESKITFPGLTNAWVQPIKTRIDMLSTGVKTPIGIKISGQDIAQIEAIGQEIEGILAPLSGTRSVYSERAQSGRYIDITPRRLDAAKYGLSISDIQQVIKYALGGANIGEVIQGTERYPINLRYPRRYRDQLESLATLPFVTPSGAWVTLDQIADIEIKEGPAMIKSENGRPIAWTFIDLDPDVVIGEYIEQAQALLEQQLVLPAKYTISFAGQFEYMQRVEAKLQYVIPITLLIIFVILHLAFSSVAQAMLVMLTLPVALAGSVWFVFYLDYQFSVALAVGMIALAGVAAEFGVVMLIYLNQAIKQHSADIVAAIEVGAVQRVRPKAMTVITIVVGLLPIMLGAGTGNEVMQKIAAPMIGGMIVSPLISMLLIPSVFYLLYRGRVIK encoded by the coding sequence ATGATTCAGTTTATTATTAGCTTAAGCTTAAAACATAAAATGCTGGTGATTCTTTTTGCTTTGCTTAGTGTGGTATTAGGGATCAAAGCAATCAAAGACACACCCCTTGATGCTGTTCCTGATTTATCTGATGTTCAAGTTATCGTCAAAACCAGTTTTCCCGGTCAAGCGGCACAAATTGTAGAGCAGCAAGTAACTTTCCCGTTAGCGAGCAGTTTAATGGCGGTACCAAAAGCGAAAACTGTGCGGGGCTTTTCTTTTTTCGGTGATTCTTATGTGTATATCATTTTTGAAGATGATACTGATTTATATTGGGCGCGTTCGCGTGTACTTGAATACTTAAATCAGGTCTCTGCAAAATTACCTCAAGGAGCAAAGCCTGCTTTGGGGCCTGATGCTTCTGGTGTGGGATGGATTTATCAATATGCCCTTAAAGATAGCAGTGGTCAGCATCACTTAGCAGATTTAAAGGCACTGCAAGACTGGTTCATTAAGTTTGAGCTGCAATCCGTCGCGGGGGTCAGTGAAGTTGCGACAGTTGGAGGGATGGAAAACACTTATCAAATTGTGATTGAGCCATTAAGGTTAATGCAATATGGTTTGACTTTGAGCCAGGTGAAATTGGCGGTTGAGCAAGCCAATCTTGAAGTTGGTGGTTCGGTACTCGAAATGGCAGAAGCAGAGTACATGGTTCGTAGTCGGGGTTATCTAAATTCGATTAAAGACTTTAACCGCATTCCATTAGGCATCATGAGTGAGCAAGGCACACCTTTGCTGTTAGAGCATGTGGCCACTATTCGAATGGGGCCACAAATGCGTCGCGGTATTGCTGAACTCAATGGTGAAGGTGAAGTGGTTGGTGGAATTGTAGTGATGCGCCATGGTGAAAATGCACTAAAAACCATCGCTGCTATTAAAACTAAGCTTGCCGCCCTGCAAGCCAGTTTACCTAAAGGAGTCGAACTGGTAACCGTTTATGATCGCAGTTTATTGATTGAACGATCGGTTGAGACATTAAAAACTAAGTTAATAGAAGAAATCATCGTTGTTGTACTAGTGTGCTTTATTTTCTTACTACACGTTCGTTCTACTCTGGTGGCTGCAATTTGTTTGCCTATTGCGGTGTTATTAGGCTTTCTGGCGATGCGCGCGATGGGAATTAATGCCAATATCATGAGTTTAGGTGGGATTGCGATAGCGATTGGTGCTTTGGTTGATGCGGCGATTGTGATGGTTGAGAACTTACATAAACATTTAGATGAGTATCAACAAAAACATGCTAAGCCAGCAAGTGGATCTGAGCATTGGTTACTTGTTAGAGATGCCTCATTAGAAGTAGGCCCAGCCTTATTTTTATCGTTGTTATTAATTACTTTGAGCTTCATACCTGTTTTTTCACTTGAAGCGCAAGAAGGCAAGTTATTTGCACCATTAGCCTACACAAAAACCTTTGTTATGGCGGCTGCCGCTTTACTATCTATTACTTTAGTGCCTGTTTTAATGGGGTTTTTAGTTAAAGGAAAAGTACCTAAAGAAACCAGTAACCCCATAAACCGTGGACTTATATACATTTATAAACCTTTATTAAGAGGGTGTTTAAAAGCGCCTTGGTTGGTCGTTGCTTTTTCTGTTCTAGTTGCGGCATCGAGTTATTATCCCATTTCTAAAATGGGTTCTGAGTTTATGCCAGAACTTGAAGAAGGGGACTTGTTATATATGCCCACTACTTTGCCGGGGGTCTCCATTGCTGAGGCTGGAGAAATTTTGCAGCAAACGGATCGATTAATAAAAACACAACCTGAAGTTGCCAGTGTTTTTGGTAAAGTCGGCAGGGCAGAAACCGCGACTGATCCTGCTCCGTTGACTATGTTGGAAACCACTATTGCGCTAAAACCAAAATCGCAGTGGCGCGAAGGGATGACTCTAGAAAAAATTATTGCAGAGCTTGAGAGTAAAATAACGTTTCCAGGGTTAACAAACGCTTGGGTTCAGCCAATTAAAACGCGCATTGATATGTTATCAACCGGTGTGAAAACCCCGATAGGCATTAAAATATCAGGGCAAGATATTGCTCAAATCGAAGCAATAGGGCAAGAGATTGAAGGGATCTTAGCGCCATTATCAGGGACTCGATCTGTGTATTCTGAACGAGCGCAATCTGGGCGGTATATTGATATTACGCCAAGAAGGCTTGATGCAGCAAAATACGGTTTAAGCATTAGTGATATTCAACAAGTGATTAAATATGCATTAGGTGGCGCAAATATCGGTGAAGTGATTCAGGGCACTGAACGCTACCCAATTAATTTACGTTATCCTAGGCGTTATCGCGACCAGTTAGAAAGTCTTGCTACATTACCATTCGTCACACCTTCAGGGGCTTGGGTGACACTCGATCAGATAGCTGATATTGAGATTAAAGAGGGCCCAGCAATGATTAAAAGCGAAAATGGCCGCCCAATTGCGTGGACGTTTATCGACTTAGATCCTGATGTGGTAATTGGTGAATATATTGAACAAGCACAAGCACTGCTTGAACAGCAGCTGGTGTTACCAGCAAAATATACGATTAGTTTTGCTGGACAATTTGAGTATATGCAACGGGTTGAAGCGAAATTGCAATATGTGATCCCAATCACCTTGCTGATCATTTTTGTGATTTTGCATTTAGCTTTTTCTTCTGTTGCACAGGCTATGTTAGTCATGCTCACGTTGCCAGTGGCGCTCGCGGGCTCAGTGTGGTTTGTTTTTTACTTGGATTATCAATTCTCAGTCGCCTTAGCTGTGGGAATGATTGCCCTTGCTGGAGTTGCTGCAGAATTTGGTGTGGTGATGCTGATATATCTTAATCAGGCTATTAAGCAACACTCAGCAGACATAGTGGCTGCAATAGAGGTTGGTGCAGTGCAAAGGGTGCGGCCAAAAGCAATGACAGTGATCACAATAGTGGTTGGCTTATTGCCGATTATGCTTGGAGCTGGGACAGGAAATGAAGTGATGCAAAAAATAGCCGCGCCGATGATAGGTGGGATGATTGTCAGCCCGCTGATCTCTATGCTGCTGATTCCAAGTGTGTTTTATTTACTTTATCGAGGCCGAGTCATTAAATGA
- a CDS encoding DUF4198 domain-containing protein, translating to MKKSLSLALFVLLSSQANAHDRWILPSHFNVSSDKGSVWVTSDTSASNQVFEYDKPFSADAVIIQTPNGKTDKPASIYQGKRKSVFDYQLTDDGTYKFEYPVKAGSFTRYKVKGEEGVKRKRADKATTKADAPAGAHDFYTKQFVSRVETYVTLNSATRETLAPSGQYLELTPITHPADIVQNEQAVLKFTYDGQPVENLEVEIVADGTMYRNQPNKVSLKSDAQGMVHFTPTQAGRYLLHAEHSIKFTDNKDVDELGSSIFLTFAVGLE from the coding sequence ATGAAAAAATCATTAAGTTTAGCCCTATTCGTTTTACTGAGCAGCCAAGCTAATGCTCATGACCGTTGGATTTTACCGAGTCATTTTAACGTTTCATCTGATAAAGGCTCTGTTTGGGTAACTTCTGATACCAGTGCAAGTAATCAAGTTTTTGAATACGATAAACCCTTCTCAGCTGATGCCGTTATTATTCAAACACCAAACGGCAAAACAGACAAACCCGCTTCAATTTACCAAGGTAAGCGTAAATCAGTTTTTGACTACCAACTGACTGATGATGGCACCTACAAATTTGAATACCCGGTGAAAGCAGGGAGCTTTACCCGTTATAAAGTCAAAGGTGAAGAAGGCGTGAAACGCAAGCGGGCAGACAAAGCGACCACAAAAGCCGATGCACCCGCCGGCGCTCATGATTTTTACACCAAACAGTTTGTTTCTCGAGTCGAAACATATGTCACACTCAACAGCGCAACGCGCGAGACATTAGCACCATCGGGCCAGTATTTAGAGCTAACCCCGATTACTCACCCTGCTGATATCGTGCAAAATGAACAAGCAGTGTTAAAGTTTACTTACGATGGTCAACCGGTCGAGAATTTAGAGGTTGAAATTGTTGCTGATGGCACTATGTATCGTAATCAACCTAATAAAGTATCATTAAAGTCTGATGCACAAGGCATGGTTCATTTCACTCCGACTCAAGCAGGCCGGTATTTGCTCCACGCAGAGCATAGTATTAAATTCACTGACAACAAAGATGTGGACGAGTTAGGGAGTTCTATTTTCCTGACATTTGCTGTTGGCCTAGAGTAA
- a CDS encoding DUF2271 domain-containing protein, which produces MKITLPLIIFWCFSISFHANSAMQMNIDLTLPEITQGQYHRPYVAVWIEDSQSKHQTTIALWREDKGFKWLKDIRRWWRKAGRDDKALVDAMTSATRPAGQYQLSWNGLSQNNTPLEPGKYTLLVEVVREHGGRNLVKHPFVLNESFNAQIAPTAETGTITLTYQ; this is translated from the coding sequence ATGAAAATCACACTCCCACTCATAATTTTTTGGTGTTTTAGCATCAGCTTTCACGCCAATAGCGCAATGCAGATGAACATCGACCTGACACTACCAGAAATAACACAAGGTCAATATCATCGTCCATATGTAGCTGTCTGGATAGAAGACAGTCAATCCAAGCATCAAACCACCATCGCATTGTGGCGTGAAGACAAAGGCTTCAAATGGCTAAAAGATATTCGTAGATGGTGGCGAAAAGCAGGCCGTGATGACAAGGCATTAGTGGATGCAATGACCTCGGCCACGCGCCCTGCGGGTCAGTATCAATTGTCATGGAATGGATTATCACAAAACAATACCCCACTTGAACCGGGCAAATATACTTTATTAGTTGAAGTCGTCAGAGAACACGGCGGACGTAACTTAGTTAAACACCCATTTGTACTCAATGAATCTTTTAATGCTCAGATCGCACCAACTGCAGAAACTGGCACTATCACACTGACCTATCAATAA
- a CDS encoding PepSY-associated TM helix domain-containing protein, with the protein MSKNKFKFSKKTLTLLRAIHVYVSMALLMMMIFFAITGITLNHPQWFDGDGVSHTAQVSLPSYLTALSTTERAQALPHYVASQFAMDFSNADISEEEISIVQKGPGTYKSLLIDLVEGESYFESIEYGFVAILNDLHKGRNSGLVWSWVLDISAILMLLFSITGALLLIPQQRRMKKSLFYMSVATCSCVAIFFIFTP; encoded by the coding sequence ATGTCAAAAAATAAATTTAAGTTCAGTAAAAAAACACTGACGCTTTTACGTGCTATCCATGTTTATGTCTCAATGGCATTGTTAATGATGATGATCTTTTTTGCCATCACAGGGATCACGCTCAATCACCCCCAGTGGTTTGACGGTGATGGGGTCAGTCATACTGCGCAAGTCTCTCTACCTTCATATTTAACCGCCTTATCAACCACTGAGCGAGCACAAGCTTTGCCTCATTATGTTGCCAGTCAATTTGCGATGGACTTTAGCAATGCTGACATTTCAGAAGAAGAAATATCAATCGTACAGAAAGGCCCCGGGACATATAAATCTTTGCTTATCGATTTAGTGGAAGGTGAAAGTTATTTTGAGTCCATTGAATATGGTTTTGTGGCGATCCTTAACGATCTACATAAAGGGCGTAACAGTGGATTGGTGTGGTCTTGGGTTTTAGATATTTCAGCAATTTTAATGCTGTTATTTTCTATTACTGGTGCGTTACTGCTGATCCCACAACAGCGAAGAATGAAAAAATCTCTTTTCTATATGAGCGTCGCGACTTGCAGTTGCGTTGCAATCTTCTTTATTTTTACCCCTTAG
- a CDS encoding winged helix-turn-helix domain-containing protein, with amino-acid sequence MTNNLTLQILAKMQQCPFTLTESKLLDCLIHNKNNVVSKATLQQRVLEKEFNLLDRNLDMHISNIRKKLVAQGIEKGVIKTIRGIGYSLTIEPRTPLNPRS; translated from the coding sequence ATGACAAACAATCTTACCTTGCAGATCTTAGCGAAAATGCAGCAATGTCCTTTTACCCTGACAGAGTCGAAGCTGCTCGATTGTTTGATTCACAACAAAAACAACGTTGTGAGTAAAGCAACGTTACAACAACGCGTACTCGAAAAAGAGTTTAATCTCTTAGATAGAAATTTAGATATGCATATTTCTAATATCCGAAAAAAGTTGGTTGCACAAGGGATTGAAAAGGGAGTTATTAAAACTATCAGAGGGATTGGATACAGCCTGACTATAGAGCCCCGCACACCTTTAAATCCAAGAAGCTAA
- a CDS encoding EAL domain-containing protein, whose protein sequence is MSERNQNKGILVCDSDNVSLNNTLKCLHYIWSGHIEESTTLLRAQEVLSDPKQPIDIFIVELAEFVHIDLASWLLGTGFKGHLVLIKNEDDTLPSFIPSEQLTTLQRPVKLTDFTKTCAIESSRHSDKKLDASFLSELLNRRDALSIEFQPQYLARSEKLWGFECLTRFQHSGAKFDTKEVIDALEHHGLMDKFSQVFFKRLTEVLPAFTQTRLSLNLSLYNIEKYDLLTVIKKMLSETNISADKITLEFDASAYFSSSAQAITLLCELKALGFDMAIDGYEGDLQNLKGLPLMIDEVKLSVSHARKTGGGFVLPEIENIVPLSKNIGTRIVFAEIEQYQQYKRAQKMSSEAILQGYYLAPPVGLSEVAELQLH, encoded by the coding sequence ATGAGTGAGCGCAATCAAAATAAAGGCATTTTGGTGTGTGATAGTGATAATGTAAGTTTGAATAATACGTTGAAATGTTTGCATTATATTTGGTCAGGGCACATTGAGGAGTCAACGACTTTATTACGAGCACAGGAAGTGCTGAGCGATCCCAAGCAGCCAATCGACATTTTTATTGTTGAATTAGCAGAGTTTGTTCATATTGATTTAGCGAGTTGGTTATTAGGAACGGGCTTTAAAGGGCATTTAGTGTTAATAAAAAATGAGGATGATACCTTACCTAGCTTTATTCCTAGTGAGCAGTTAACTACGTTACAACGACCAGTTAAGTTAACCGATTTCACAAAAACATGTGCCATTGAGTCGAGTCGCCATTCTGATAAAAAACTCGACGCCTCCTTCTTGAGTGAATTGCTCAATCGCAGAGATGCACTCTCTATAGAGTTTCAGCCACAGTATTTAGCTCGCAGTGAAAAATTATGGGGGTTTGAGTGCCTGACTCGCTTCCAGCATAGTGGTGCAAAGTTTGACACAAAAGAAGTGATTGATGCTTTGGAGCACCATGGTTTAATGGATAAATTTAGCCAAGTTTTTTTCAAGCGTCTCACTGAGGTGTTACCCGCTTTTACGCAGACACGTTTATCTCTGAATTTATCCCTTTATAACATTGAGAAGTATGACTTACTGACAGTGATAAAAAAAATGCTCAGTGAAACAAATATTTCTGCAGATAAAATAACACTTGAGTTTGATGCATCGGCCTACTTTTCATCGTCAGCGCAAGCTATTACGCTGCTATGCGAGCTTAAAGCATTAGGATTTGATATGGCTATTGATGGTTATGAAGGGGACTTGCAAAACTTAAAGGGACTCCCTCTGATGATTGATGAGGTGAAATTGTCCGTGAGCCATGCAAGAAAAACTGGCGGGGGATTTGTTTTACCAGAAATAGAGAACATTGTTCCTTTATCTAAAAATATAGGCACACGAATCGTCTTTGCAGAAATAGAGCAATACCAACAATATAAGCGTGCGCAAAAGATGTCGTCAGAAGCGATTTTACAAGGTTACTATCTAGCACCGCCCGTAGGCTTAAGTGAAGTTGCTGAGCTTCAGTTACATTAG